Proteins encoded in a region of the uncultured Sunxiuqinia sp. genome:
- a CDS encoding glycoside hydrolase family 97 protein yields MKRSNLILSLCKIIKLPLVILLIGLFSGSVLAKGGIQELTSPDNNIKVRIELAGKIFYSITANNFLLMEKSSLELKLKDQTLGENPRLSAKKYSSINEQIDREIPLRNGVVDNHCNVLLLKFKGDYSVEFRAYNDGVAYRFITNIGDENIEVLDEEVHLQFPSTFDAVLSPTRSFKTSYEISYVESNTADAKELDKSTLPILIDSKQDFKILFSEADLFDYPCLFMKGVEGNAMNSTFPKCPLEFGEDGDRSLKIIKEANYIAKTAGSRNFPWRVFMISSDDKQIFENEMIFKLSRPNELGDTDWIKPGQVSWEWWHDARLYGVDFKSGYNLESYKYYIDFASDFGIPYIIMDEGWAKSTRDPYTPNPTIDLFELIKYGQSKNVKIVLWLTWLTVENNIDLFKTFSEWGIAGVKIDFMDRSDQWMVNYYERIAREAAKYKLFVDYHGAFKPAGMERALPNILSYEGIVGMEQNIGGGRATTKNNAFIPFIRNAVGPADYTPGAMISVHPEDYKSTRTNPVSIGTRAYQLALYVTLESGIQMLADNPFYYYRERECTEFITSVPVLWDETRVLQAKAGEYFVVAKRSNSKWFVGAITNEEERTIEIDFDFLDDGKNYTVTSFQDGVNAGVQAMDYRKVTKNIKSGETLKIDLARDGGWAAVIE; encoded by the coding sequence ATGAAACGATCAAATCTCATATTGAGCTTATGCAAGATTATTAAGTTACCATTAGTCATTTTACTAATAGGTCTGTTTTCTGGTTCTGTTCTTGCTAAAGGAGGCATTCAGGAGCTTACGTCTCCTGATAATAATATCAAGGTTCGTATTGAACTGGCAGGTAAGATTTTTTACTCGATTACTGCCAATAATTTTTTGTTGATGGAAAAGAGTTCGTTGGAGCTCAAGTTAAAAGATCAGACTTTGGGTGAGAATCCGAGACTTTCTGCAAAGAAATACAGTTCAATCAATGAACAAATTGATCGTGAAATTCCATTGAGAAATGGGGTCGTTGATAATCATTGCAATGTTCTTTTACTCAAATTTAAAGGTGATTATTCCGTTGAATTCCGAGCTTATAATGATGGTGTCGCTTATCGTTTTATTACAAATATAGGAGATGAAAATATTGAAGTATTGGATGAAGAAGTTCACCTTCAGTTTCCTTCCACTTTTGATGCTGTGCTTTCACCGACCCGTTCTTTCAAAACATCGTATGAAATATCGTATGTGGAATCTAATACTGCTGATGCCAAAGAATTGGACAAGAGCACACTCCCGATTTTAATTGATAGCAAACAGGATTTTAAAATTTTGTTTTCAGAAGCTGACCTGTTTGACTATCCATGTTTATTTATGAAAGGTGTTGAAGGAAATGCGATGAACAGTACTTTTCCGAAATGTCCGCTTGAATTTGGAGAAGATGGAGACCGCAGTCTGAAGATTATTAAAGAGGCGAACTATATTGCAAAAACTGCAGGATCCCGGAACTTTCCATGGCGGGTTTTCATGATCAGTAGCGATGACAAACAAATCTTTGAAAATGAAATGATTTTCAAATTGTCCCGTCCGAATGAGTTGGGAGACACCGATTGGATTAAACCGGGACAGGTAAGTTGGGAATGGTGGCACGATGCCCGCTTGTACGGTGTTGACTTTAAATCGGGATATAACCTTGAGTCGTACAAATACTACATTGATTTTGCATCTGATTTTGGTATTCCTTACATTATTATGGATGAAGGATGGGCTAAAAGCACACGCGATCCGTATACCCCAAATCCAACTATTGATTTGTTTGAACTGATCAAATATGGTCAGTCAAAGAATGTGAAAATTGTACTCTGGCTAACTTGGTTGACCGTTGAAAATAATATCGATCTGTTTAAGACTTTTAGTGAGTGGGGGATTGCCGGTGTTAAAATCGATTTTATGGATCGCAGTGACCAGTGGATGGTTAATTATTATGAGCGTATTGCACGTGAAGCTGCCAAATACAAATTGTTTGTTGACTATCACGGAGCATTTAAACCTGCGGGAATGGAACGTGCTTTACCAAATATTTTGTCCTATGAAGGTATTGTTGGTATGGAACAAAATATTGGGGGCGGACGTGCTACAACCAAAAACAACGCGTTTATACCTTTTATAAGAAATGCAGTTGGACCGGCTGATTATACTCCCGGAGCAATGATTTCAGTACATCCCGAAGATTACAAATCAACACGTACCAATCCCGTAAGTATCGGAACCCGAGCGTATCAGCTTGCGCTATATGTAACACTTGAAAGTGGAATTCAAATGCTGGCAGATAATCCGTTTTATTATTATCGTGAGCGGGAATGTACCGAATTTATTACCAGTGTGCCTGTTCTTTGGGACGAAACCCGTGTTCTACAGGCGAAAGCCGGTGAGTATTTTGTGGTAGCAAAGCGTAGTAATAGTAAGTGGTTTGTTGGAGCGATTACCAATGAGGAGGAGCGTACAATTGAAATAGATTTTGATTTTTTAGATGATGGTAAGAACTATACAGTCACTTCTTTTCAAGACGGTGTGAATGCAGGAGTTCAAGCGATGGATTATAGAAAAGTAACAAAAAATATAAAGAGTGGCGAAACGCTAAAAATTGATTTAGCTCGCGATGGAGGATGGGCCGCCGTAATTGAATAA
- a CDS encoding GH92 family glycosyl hydrolase — translation MKHTVLIFFIFLTLMSCSQSKKTVTQYVNPFVGTAPLQDSVDVGYTPPKDWRVWAGLTYPGSSLPNAMVQLSPITEWRSGAGYEYEDNEILAFTHTNKGHWNLCHIPFLPVTGDVDPRDFGSAFSHEKESAEPGYYQVFLERYGIDAELTSTLRCGYHKYTFESGQVKKLVAQLTRSNERVSDWQIEQQGEQAFQGYQQTGGKIYFYAQTNHSIKNIESQGSGRSEISVVNFENSDQPLEIKIGLSFVCTENARENLEAEIADKSFPEIRSEASQTWENLLSKIQVSGGTERETELFYSSLYRSFLWPALRSDVNGDFTDASGKVVNKGFRYYTNPSLWDTYRNKLVLLGMLSPDVTNDVIQSLIDKGKKTGFMPTFFHGDHAAPFISGSYLRGIRDYDVESAYQLLLNNATKEGGTRPYIAEYIEKGYISTPEVKNPHVESKAKAGVTKTLEFAYDDYAVALLAKELGKEDDYKMLMERTSNYKNLFDSSTGLMRGRLENGDWVSDFNAEYPYYEYMYREANAWQSSFFAPHDTKGLIGLYKSEAEFEEKLDALFSIPWNANHIARNVSSFIGQYCHGNQPDHSFPYLYYFVDKQEKSQVMLDSIMSHFYGMGEHGLALCGMDDAGEMSAWYVFAAMGIYPYSPGNADYLVSVPLFDQVDFELDVKISFTIQKTGTGRKMTGLSYDRQPVDGYFISHEDLKAGKKLRITTE, via the coding sequence ATGAAACATACTGTTCTTATTTTCTTCATCTTTCTGACCTTGATGAGCTGTTCTCAATCAAAGAAAACAGTAACTCAATATGTGAATCCCTTTGTAGGGACCGCTCCGTTACAGGACAGCGTTGATGTAGGTTATACACCGCCAAAAGATTGGCGTGTTTGGGCCGGACTAACTTATCCCGGTTCATCCCTTCCGAATGCCATGGTACAATTGAGCCCCATTACTGAATGGCGTAGTGGAGCCGGCTATGAGTATGAAGATAACGAAATTCTGGCTTTTACACACACCAACAAGGGTCACTGGAATTTATGTCACATACCGTTTTTACCGGTTACCGGAGATGTTGACCCCCGTGATTTTGGTTCGGCTTTCAGTCACGAAAAAGAGTCGGCTGAACCGGGTTATTACCAAGTTTTTCTGGAACGATACGGTATCGATGCAGAGCTGACTTCGACCCTGCGTTGCGGGTATCACAAATACACCTTCGAGTCAGGCCAAGTTAAAAAGCTGGTGGCTCAGTTAACTCGATCAAACGAAAGGGTGAGCGACTGGCAAATTGAGCAGCAGGGTGAACAAGCGTTCCAGGGATATCAGCAAACCGGAGGCAAAATCTACTTTTATGCACAGACCAATCATTCAATAAAAAATATTGAATCGCAGGGAAGCGGTCGCAGCGAAATTTCGGTGGTAAACTTTGAAAATTCAGATCAACCCCTGGAAATTAAAATCGGGCTTTCGTTTGTATGTACTGAAAATGCGAGAGAGAATCTAGAAGCTGAAATTGCCGATAAAAGCTTTCCTGAAATTAGAAGTGAAGCCTCTCAAACCTGGGAAAACCTGTTGTCGAAGATTCAGGTTTCGGGAGGAACAGAACGGGAAACTGAACTTTTCTATTCTTCTTTGTACCGCTCGTTTTTGTGGCCGGCTTTGCGCAGCGATGTAAATGGAGATTTTACCGATGCTAGCGGAAAAGTGGTAAATAAAGGATTTCGTTATTACACCAATCCATCGTTGTGGGACACTTACCGCAATAAATTGGTTTTGCTGGGAATGCTGTCGCCTGATGTAACCAACGACGTTATTCAGTCTTTAATAGATAAAGGTAAAAAAACAGGTTTTATGCCAACCTTTTTTCATGGCGATCATGCGGCGCCTTTTATTTCCGGTTCGTACCTGCGTGGGATTCGTGATTACGATGTGGAGAGCGCTTATCAGTTGCTACTAAACAATGCAACCAAAGAAGGAGGTACACGTCCGTACATTGCCGAGTACATCGAAAAAGGATACATCTCAACACCCGAAGTAAAAAATCCACATGTAGAGTCGAAAGCCAAAGCAGGGGTTACCAAAACGCTGGAATTTGCCTACGACGATTATGCCGTGGCACTTCTTGCAAAAGAATTGGGAAAGGAAGACGATTATAAGATGTTAATGGAGCGGACCTCAAACTATAAAAACCTATTTGATTCGTCAACTGGATTAATGCGTGGGCGCCTTGAAAATGGTGATTGGGTATCGGATTTTAACGCGGAATATCCGTATTACGAATACATGTACCGCGAAGCCAATGCCTGGCAGTCGTCGTTTTTTGCGCCACACGATACCAAAGGTTTGATTGGCTTGTACAAAAGTGAAGCAGAATTTGAGGAAAAACTTGACGCTCTTTTCTCAATACCATGGAATGCAAATCACATTGCCCGCAACGTTTCGTCCTTTATTGGACAATATTGCCACGGAAATCAACCCGACCATAGTTTCCCATATCTATACTATTTTGTTGACAAGCAAGAAAAGTCACAGGTGATGCTCGACAGTATTATGAGCCATTTTTATGGAATGGGCGAACACGGTTTGGCGCTTTGTGGTATGGATGATGCCGGAGAAATGTCGGCTTGGTACGTGTTTGCGGCTATGGGAATTTATCCCTATTCGCCGGGAAATGCTGACTATCTAGTGTCTGTTCCGTTGTTTGATCAGGTTGATTTTGAACTGGATGTTAAAATAAGTTTTACCATCCAGAAAACAGGAACAGGCCGGAAGATGACCGGACTGAGTTATGATCGACAGCCGGTTGACGGTTATTTCATCTCACACGAAGACTTAAAAGCAGGGAAGAAGCTGAGGATTACGACAGAGTGA
- a CDS encoding glycoside hydrolase family 125 protein, whose protein sequence is MTTRRDFLKTGSLTVAGVAVAGSGVLASVGKASYVTNRPVVSKRNFTSKAVEKAVASTKAKLKDPKLAWMFENCFPNTLDTTVEYEKVNGKPDTFVITGDIHAMWLRDSTAQVWPYLPLANEDAELQSLLAGVVNRQTQCVLLDRYANAFNKTKEEEVHWMSDLTDMKPGLHERKWEIDSLCYTVRLAYNYWKTTGDKSVFDADWQKAAALIVKTFKEQQRKDGLGPYKFQRETPQQLDTVSNHGYGRPLNPVGLINSTFRPSDDAATYGFLIPSNLFAVVSLKQLAEISKKVTGDRTFAKECLALSEEVDAAIKEYAIVDHPKYGKVYAFEADGYGNATFMDDANVPSLLALPYLGCVEKNDPLYLNTRRLVWSEDNPYFFRGKAAEGIGGPHVGYDMVWPMSIIMRAMTSSDDQEIAWCIKTLRDTDADTGFMHETFHKDDPANFTRSWFAWANTLFGELVLKLVTEGKENLLQS, encoded by the coding sequence ATGACAACAAGAAGAGATTTTTTGAAAACCGGAAGTTTAACAGTAGCCGGCGTGGCTGTTGCTGGCTCTGGAGTGCTTGCTTCTGTGGGTAAAGCGAGTTATGTAACCAATCGCCCAGTGGTTAGTAAACGTAATTTTACGTCGAAAGCCGTTGAAAAAGCAGTTGCTTCTACCAAAGCTAAACTGAAAGACCCGAAACTGGCGTGGATGTTCGAAAACTGTTTTCCGAATACTTTGGATACAACGGTTGAGTACGAGAAGGTTAATGGCAAGCCTGATACCTTCGTAATTACAGGTGATATTCATGCGATGTGGTTGCGTGATTCAACGGCGCAGGTATGGCCTTACTTGCCATTGGCAAATGAAGATGCAGAATTACAATCCTTGTTGGCCGGAGTGGTTAATCGTCAAACACAATGTGTTTTATTGGACAGATATGCCAATGCTTTCAATAAAACGAAAGAAGAGGAAGTTCACTGGATGAGCGATCTGACGGATATGAAACCCGGTTTGCACGAACGCAAATGGGAAATAGACTCTTTGTGTTATACCGTCCGTTTGGCATACAATTACTGGAAAACGACTGGTGATAAGAGCGTTTTTGATGCCGACTGGCAAAAGGCGGCAGCTTTAATTGTAAAAACATTCAAAGAGCAACAGCGCAAAGACGGTTTGGGCCCCTATAAATTTCAACGGGAAACTCCTCAGCAATTGGATACGGTTTCAAATCACGGATATGGCCGCCCTCTGAACCCTGTAGGTTTAATTAATTCAACTTTCCGTCCATCTGATGATGCGGCTACTTATGGCTTTTTGATTCCTTCAAACTTATTCGCCGTAGTTTCATTGAAGCAACTGGCTGAAATCAGCAAAAAAGTAACCGGAGACAGGACTTTTGCAAAAGAATGTTTGGCATTATCAGAGGAAGTAGATGCAGCAATAAAAGAATACGCAATTGTTGACCATCCGAAATATGGCAAAGTATATGCTTTTGAAGCTGATGGTTATGGAAATGCAACATTTATGGATGATGCCAATGTACCAAGTTTGCTGGCGTTACCTTATTTGGGATGTGTTGAAAAAAACGATCCGTTATACTTAAATACCAGAAGGCTGGTTTGGAGTGAAGATAATCCATATTTCTTTAGAGGGAAAGCAGCCGAAGGAATTGGCGGTCCGCACGTTGGATACGATATGGTTTGGCCAATGAGTATTATTATGCGCGCCATGACTAGCTCAGATGATCAAGAAATTGCCTGGTGTATTAAAACACTTCGGGACACTGATGCTGACACTGGTTTTATGCACGAAACATTTCATAAAGATGACCCAGCTAATTTTACCCGTTCGTGGTTTGCCTGGGCAAATACGTTGTTTGGCGAATTGGTTCTTAAACTGGTGACTGAGGGCAAAGAGAATCTACTTCAGAGTTAA